The genomic interval GGCCCCATGACCAGGTACGTGTCGTTCCCGCTCGCGCTCGCCACCGCCCTCACGTTGTCTCTCTCCGCCTGCGGCGGGGACGACGACAAGAAGGACGCCGGTACGCCGCTCACCACGCCGACGCCCAGCGCGACGCCGAGCACACCGGCGCCGACGGCGACGTCGACGGTGCCGGTGACCCGGACGGCCGCCGAGCTCACCAAGGCGCTGCTCGAGCTGAGCGACCTGCCGAGCGGGTTCTCCCAGGAGAAGGACGAGCCCGACGACGGCTCGAAGCCGTTCTCGTCACCGACCAGTCGCTGCAAGACGCTGGTGAAGTACCTGAACGCCACCAAGGCCCCGGGTTCGAAGGCCAGCGTGACCCGCACCTTCTCCGGCGGCCAGGAGGGCCCCTACATCGACTACGGCCTCGACTCGATGGGCACCGCGGACGAGGTCGCCGACCTCCGCGACTCCTACGCCGACGCCGTCGACTCGTGCACGAAGGTCACGCTCAAGACCGAGGGCTCCGGCAACACCTCGATGAAGGTCGAGAAGGTCATCGCCCCGGCGTACGGCACGAAGCCGTTCGCGTTCCACCTCACCGGCACCAGCGGACCCAAACGAGGCCTCGAGTACACCGCTGTCGTCACCGGTGTCGACGACGTGATCCTCTCCATCGGCGTCCTCGCCAGCGACGGCGCCGAGCTCGACCCCGCCACCGAGGCAGCCGTTACCAAGGCCCGGCAGGTGCTCAAGCCGGCGTGACCGGTGTCACACCGCTCGTTGTCACGCCGGGGTCGCCGATCACCGTCGTGTTGGCATGGACGAGCGGATGAACTTCAGCAAGGTCTCGCCGGCCGGCTTCCGGGCCGTGTTCGGCGTCGAGAAGTATGTGCAGGGCGTTCTGGACCACTCGGTGCTGCACCTGATCAAGGTGCGGGCGTCGATACTCAACGGGTGTGCGTTCTGCCTCGACATGCATACGACGGACGCGTTGAAGGAGGGCGAGAGCAGTCAGCGCCTGTTCGGGCTCGCGGCCTGGCGCGATTCGTCGTTCTACGACGACCGTGAACGCGCCGCGCTGGCGCTGACCGACGCGGTCACGGTGCTCGAGCGCGACGGCGTACCGGACGAGGTCTGGGACGCGGTGGTGGAGCACTTCGGCGAGGAGGGGGCTGCGAACGTGCTCCTCGCGATTGGCACCATCAACCTGTGGACCCGTCTGAACGTCGCGACCCGGAGACAGCCGGAACTGGCCGGTTGATCCTGCACGAATTCGAGTCGGCCCGCGGCATGCTCGCCGGCCTCGCGTACCGGTTGCTGGGCAGCTGGCACGACGCCGAGGACGTGCTGCAGGACGCGTACGTCCGCTGGTCCGCGGCCGACCGTACCGATGTGGCCGAGCCGCGTCGCTACCTGACC from Kribbella sp. NBC_00709 carries:
- a CDS encoding carboxymuconolactone decarboxylase family protein; the protein is MDERMNFSKVSPAGFRAVFGVEKYVQGVLDHSVLHLIKVRASILNGCAFCLDMHTTDALKEGESSQRLFGLAAWRDSSFYDDRERAALALTDAVTVLERDGVPDEVWDAVVEHFGEEGAANVLLAIGTINLWTRLNVATRRQPELAG